The proteins below come from a single Gimesia alba genomic window:
- a CDS encoding DUF1549 domain-containing protein: protein MTSYCFTFMAGLLALTAAATAADIKQPVTQRFAAPETKETPQFQQHVVPLLGKLGCNGRACHGSFQGKGDFRLSLFGYDFAMDHKQMTAKDVARINLKDPAKSLILQKALEEVDHEGGQRFEPNSWQHRLLSRWIENGAQGVPKDAPKFERLEVTPNAIQFKKEGETVALRAVAVWSDGTKEDVTPLCRYQTNNEQIATISETGVVTAAKPGDTHVVAFYDSGVIPVPVLQPVSDQYGKNYPQIAANTKIDKLVVNKLQKLGMVPAETCDDAEFLRRVSLDLTGTLPAPHEIEAFLNNKSPNKRSEKIDELIESPGYAAWWTTKLCDFTQNNYDDLINVAPIRELPSQHWYDWIKKRVVDNEGYDKIVEGILLATSRESGEDFDQFTKSMNEIYQDKPGKDFADRDHMPYYWARRNFRNPDDRVLGFAYTFLGIRIQCAQCHKHPFDQWTQNDFKEFRGFFSRVTFGVNPESRQEYTAMVEELGADKVRGNQLVRELNKQIKNGKEVPFMEVYVPKARAQRANKNKNKKQKKRRNNRQSPATAKLLGAEVVEINQMDDPRTALMEWLRREDNPYFAKAFVNRVWASYFNRGIIEPADDLNLANPPSNGPLLDYLSREFVRRDFDMKWLHREITNSDTYQRSWKTNKTNELDEVNFSHFIPRRMPAEVLYDAIHQATASDDAINSFKNSIDGRAIGIAASGVRNRATRDKQYALTIFGRSTRESNCDCDRSVDPSLLQTMYIKNDNDVYSAINRSNSSWLFQVGQQLGAVQKPNEQKDRMNDRMDQVKEQARAAKQRVNQLKKQEDKKKQLQQAQKRLRTLTAQLKKMKQLSSRMGKGPARIQTLEKPISADKTEEIITRTYLRSLSRYPTESEKTAARKYLNESQDKMAGVYDLIWAVLNTKEFMLVH, encoded by the coding sequence ATGACAAGTTACTGTTTCACATTCATGGCCGGTTTACTGGCACTGACTGCAGCCGCGACTGCCGCAGACATCAAACAGCCGGTCACCCAGAGATTCGCTGCACCAGAAACGAAGGAAACACCCCAGTTTCAACAGCATGTGGTTCCTTTATTAGGAAAACTGGGATGTAACGGCCGTGCCTGCCATGGCTCCTTCCAGGGGAAAGGGGACTTTCGGCTCTCCCTGTTTGGCTATGACTTTGCAATGGATCACAAACAGATGACGGCCAAAGATGTCGCGCGGATCAATCTGAAAGATCCTGCTAAAAGTTTAATCCTGCAAAAAGCACTGGAAGAGGTCGACCACGAAGGGGGGCAGCGTTTTGAACCGAACAGCTGGCAACATCGACTCTTGTCGCGCTGGATTGAAAATGGCGCACAAGGGGTCCCGAAAGACGCACCGAAATTTGAGCGACTGGAAGTCACACCGAATGCCATTCAGTTCAAGAAAGAAGGAGAGACGGTTGCTTTGCGGGCTGTCGCTGTCTGGTCGGATGGCACAAAAGAAGATGTCACACCTCTTTGTCGCTACCAGACCAACAATGAGCAGATCGCTACGATTTCTGAAACAGGTGTTGTCACCGCCGCCAAGCCCGGAGACACACATGTTGTCGCCTTTTATGACTCAGGTGTGATCCCGGTCCCTGTTCTGCAGCCGGTTTCTGATCAATATGGTAAGAATTACCCGCAAATCGCTGCCAACACGAAAATTGATAAGCTGGTCGTCAATAAACTGCAAAAACTGGGTATGGTCCCTGCTGAAACTTGTGATGATGCGGAATTTCTGCGTCGTGTCAGCCTCGACCTGACTGGCACGCTGCCAGCCCCTCATGAAATTGAAGCGTTCCTTAATAACAAATCACCCAACAAGCGATCGGAAAAAATCGACGAGCTGATCGAAAGCCCCGGCTACGCTGCCTGGTGGACGACCAAGCTTTGCGATTTTACACAAAACAACTACGACGACCTGATTAACGTGGCTCCCATACGCGAGCTTCCGAGCCAGCACTGGTATGACTGGATAAAAAAACGTGTCGTCGACAACGAAGGCTATGATAAAATCGTAGAAGGCATCCTGCTGGCAACCAGCCGGGAGTCAGGCGAAGACTTCGACCAATTCACCAAGTCGATGAATGAGATCTACCAGGATAAGCCAGGTAAGGATTTCGCCGACCGTGATCATATGCCGTACTACTGGGCCAGACGGAATTTCCGTAATCCAGACGACCGTGTACTCGGTTTTGCCTACACATTCCTGGGCATCCGGATTCAATGTGCCCAATGCCACAAGCACCCGTTTGATCAATGGACACAAAACGACTTTAAAGAATTCCGTGGCTTCTTTTCACGGGTGACTTTTGGTGTGAACCCCGAGTCGCGACAGGAATACACGGCCATGGTGGAAGAACTGGGTGCTGACAAAGTACGCGGTAATCAACTGGTCCGCGAGTTGAATAAACAGATCAAAAACGGCAAAGAAGTACCGTTCATGGAAGTGTATGTGCCCAAGGCGCGTGCTCAGAGAGCGAATAAAAATAAAAACAAAAAACAAAAGAAACGCCGTAACAACAGACAGAGCCCGGCTACCGCCAAGCTGCTGGGAGCCGAAGTCGTGGAAATCAACCAGATGGATGATCCACGGACGGCGCTGATGGAATGGTTACGCCGCGAAGACAATCCCTATTTCGCCAAAGCGTTCGTGAATCGGGTCTGGGCGTCTTACTTTAACCGTGGCATTATCGAGCCGGCGGATGACTTGAACCTGGCGAATCCTCCCAGCAATGGCCCACTGCTTGATTACCTGTCTCGAGAGTTTGTCCGCCGCGACTTCGACATGAAGTGGCTGCATCGCGAAATCACAAACAGCGATACTTATCAACGCAGCTGGAAAACCAACAAGACAAACGAACTGGACGAAGTGAACTTCAGCCACTTTATTCCCCGTCGTATGCCTGCGGAAGTGTTATACGATGCCATTCATCAGGCAACCGCCTCTGATGATGCCATCAATTCTTTCAAAAACAGTATTGATGGCCGGGCGATCGGAATCGCTGCTTCCGGTGTCCGTAATCGAGCAACTCGTGACAAGCAGTACGCCTTGACAATCTTTGGCCGCTCAACGCGTGAAAGTAACTGTGACTGTGATCGTTCTGTCGATCCCAGCCTGCTACAGACAATGTACATTAAAAATGACAACGACGTCTATTCTGCGATCAACCGTTCTAACAGCAGTTGGTTGTTCCAGGTCGGACAGCAACTGGGTGCCGTTCAAAAACCCAATGAGCAAAAAGATCGTATGAATGATCGTATGGATCAGGTCAAAGAACAGGCCAGAGCAGCCAAACAACGTGTCAACCAGTTGAAAAAACAGGAAGACAAGAAAAAGCAGCTGCAACAGGCTCAAAAACGGTTACGCACCTTGACTGCGCAGTTGAAGAAGATGAAGCAGTTATCGTCTCGCATGGGCAAAGGACCGGCCCGGATCCAGACTCTCGAAAAACCAATCTCAGCTGACAAAACAGAGGAGATTATTACAAGAACGTATTTGAGAAGCTTGAGCCGGTATCCTACAGAATCAGAAAAAACAGCTGCCAGAAAATATCTGAACGAATCTCAAGATAAAATGGCGGGAGTTTACGACCTGATCTGGGCGGTGCTCAACACGAAGGAATTCATGCTCGTTCATTAA
- a CDS encoding DUF1501 domain-containing protein — protein sequence MLDTNSLVSRRNLLRSSACGFGSLAFSGMLSQAKANTPSITHQNPLAPQEPMFPPRAKRVIFIFMQGGPSHVDTFDYKPLLEKKNGAELEFKDSRSIAKTGKYGKEKVMQSLWKFRQYGECGHWVSDLFPEIGKQVDDLCFVHSMHTNGVAHGPSTLFLHTGTTNLIMPSVGSWITYGLGTENENIPGFITISPSSSNGGPRNFSNAFLPSHYQGTALGRAGQPADKARFNNIKNEQRSLNKQRHQLQLLQSLNQSQLQSHKEDDELAAVVNSFELAFRMQQHAPGLTDLSGESKSTFDMYGIGTPETDDFGRQCLLARRMAEAGTRYIQVNYADNGNNPRWDQHSKIQKHAFHAKATDKPVAGLIQDMKQRGLLEDTLIWWGGEFGRNPFLQNGDGRDHNPKGFTHFLCGAGVKSGFSYGSTDEFGHEAVENKVHMHDMHATILHLLGIDHERLTYRHAGRDFRLTDVEGRVVSDLFA from the coding sequence ATGCTGGATACAAATAGTCTTGTTTCGCGACGAAATTTATTACGCTCGTCAGCCTGCGGATTTGGCTCCCTGGCGTTCTCAGGCATGCTGTCTCAGGCAAAAGCGAATACTCCCAGCATCACTCATCAGAATCCGTTGGCACCACAGGAGCCAATGTTTCCTCCCCGTGCGAAACGCGTCATTTTCATCTTCATGCAGGGAGGGCCGAGCCATGTAGACACGTTCGACTATAAGCCTCTTCTTGAAAAGAAAAACGGCGCAGAACTGGAATTCAAGGACTCACGCTCGATTGCCAAAACGGGAAAGTATGGCAAAGAGAAGGTCATGCAGTCGCTCTGGAAGTTCCGCCAGTACGGTGAATGCGGACACTGGGTCTCCGACCTGTTCCCGGAAATTGGCAAGCAAGTCGATGACCTCTGTTTCGTTCACAGCATGCACACCAACGGGGTTGCCCATGGCCCCAGCACGTTGTTTCTACATACGGGAACGACCAATTTGATTATGCCTTCGGTGGGCTCCTGGATTACCTATGGTCTGGGCACGGAAAACGAAAACATTCCCGGCTTCATCACGATTTCTCCCTCGTCCTCCAATGGAGGCCCGCGAAATTTCTCCAATGCATTCCTGCCTTCGCATTACCAGGGAACGGCACTCGGCAGAGCAGGGCAGCCCGCCGACAAGGCCCGCTTTAATAATATCAAAAATGAGCAAAGGTCGCTGAATAAACAACGCCACCAACTCCAACTTTTGCAGTCACTCAACCAGAGCCAGCTGCAGTCGCATAAGGAAGACGATGAGCTGGCGGCAGTTGTGAATTCATTCGAACTGGCCTTCCGCATGCAACAACATGCACCGGGTCTCACAGACCTTTCGGGTGAATCCAAATCCACGTTTGACATGTATGGTATCGGGACCCCGGAAACCGATGATTTCGGTCGACAATGCCTCTTGGCACGGCGTATGGCAGAGGCGGGTACGCGATATATTCAAGTCAACTATGCCGACAACGGCAATAACCCGCGATGGGACCAGCACAGTAAGATTCAGAAACATGCATTTCACGCCAAAGCGACAGACAAACCTGTTGCTGGCTTGATTCAGGACATGAAACAGCGTGGCTTACTGGAAGACACATTGATCTGGTGGGGGGGAGAATTCGGTAGAAATCCGTTTTTACAAAATGGCGATGGTCGTGACCACAATCCCAAGGGATTCACACACTTCCTGTGTGGTGCTGGTGTGAAATCGGGCTTCTCTTACGGGTCTACTGATGAATTCGGGCATGAAGCGGTAGAAAACAAAGTGCACATGCATGATATGCACGCCACAATCCTGCACCTGTTGGGCATTGACCACGAACGCCTCACTTACCGGCACGCTGGCCGGGATTTCCGTCTGACCGATGTTGAAGGACGTGTGGTCAGCGATCTTTTTGCTTGA
- the ccoN gene encoding cytochrome-c oxidase, cbb3-type subunit I produces the protein MSAEPSIETVTNSGNLEKFTYDDQIARMFALATLIWGTVAFLVGIIVASELAAPSVNMGFDLITFGRLRPLHTNAAIFAFAGNAIFTAVYYSTQRLCRARMWSDKLSRLHFWGWQLIILAAALTLPFGITQSKEYAELEWPIDIAIAVVWVGFFGVNFFMTLARRRERHMYVTLWFYIATIVTVALLHVFNNLVIPIGLFKSYSVYAGVQDAFMQWWYGHNAVAFFLTTPFLGLMYYFLPKAANRPIYSYKLSILHFWSLVFIYIWAGPHHLHYTALPQWASTLGMLFSVMLWMPSWGGMINGLLTLRGVWQKVTSDPVLKFFVVGITFYGMSTFEGPVLSIKSVNALSHYTDWTIAHVHAGALGWNGFMTFGMIYWLLPRLFQTQLWSQKLANLHFWLGTVGILLYIFPIYVAGLTQGLMWRAITETGQLAYPNFVETVRVLIPLYWIRVGGGLVYLSGSLLLGYNFFQTWKTRPAVYEEEVHTAPPLERHYVDDPAPKSDLTGVLEIAKSIDVFEKLNWHRRWERLPRLMTIWVIISVVVASLFEIIPTFLIRSNVPTIATVTPYTPLELAGRDIYVAEGCYNCHSQMIRPILSETKRYGEYSKPGEFIYDHPFQWGSRRIGPDLAREGGQRSNLWHLVHFRDPAKMTDGSIMPPYPWLETRELNFKTIPDRVWAASYLGAPYTRALDDSIAMAKEQAKAIADDIEKQKGPKGLEDKQVIALIAYMQRLGTDIYKTPAAPKKSESTEPPPAANKTAQK, from the coding sequence GTGTCGGCTGAACCATCTATTGAAACTGTCACAAACAGCGGGAATCTGGAGAAATTCACTTATGATGACCAAATTGCAAGGATGTTTGCTCTCGCGACTCTGATCTGGGGAACCGTTGCGTTTCTGGTCGGAATTATCGTGGCAAGTGAGCTGGCGGCCCCTTCGGTCAATATGGGGTTTGATTTAATTACCTTCGGCCGTTTACGCCCCCTGCATACCAATGCTGCCATTTTCGCCTTTGCCGGTAACGCCATTTTCACAGCCGTCTACTATTCGACCCAACGCCTCTGCCGTGCCCGCATGTGGAGCGATAAACTATCGCGGCTTCACTTCTGGGGCTGGCAACTGATTATTTTGGCAGCCGCCCTGACGCTGCCGTTTGGGATTACCCAAAGCAAAGAATACGCCGAACTGGAATGGCCCATCGATATCGCGATTGCCGTGGTCTGGGTCGGTTTCTTCGGCGTGAACTTCTTTATGACGCTGGCCAGACGTCGCGAACGTCACATGTATGTGACGCTCTGGTTTTATATCGCGACGATTGTGACCGTCGCCTTGCTGCACGTGTTCAATAATCTCGTGATCCCTATCGGGCTGTTTAAAAGCTATTCGGTCTATGCCGGCGTGCAGGATGCCTTCATGCAATGGTGGTATGGCCATAACGCGGTGGCGTTTTTTCTCACGACCCCGTTTCTGGGGCTCATGTATTACTTTCTTCCCAAAGCGGCAAATCGCCCGATTTACTCTTATAAGCTTAGTATTCTGCATTTCTGGTCGCTGGTCTTTATTTACATCTGGGCTGGTCCTCACCATCTACATTACACCGCATTACCACAGTGGGCGTCGACTTTAGGCATGCTGTTCTCGGTTATGCTCTGGATGCCTTCCTGGGGTGGAATGATTAACGGCCTGCTGACTCTGCGAGGGGTCTGGCAAAAAGTGACCTCCGATCCGGTTCTCAAGTTTTTCGTGGTCGGTATTACATTTTACGGAATGTCGACTTTTGAAGGCCCTGTGCTGTCCATCAAATCGGTGAATGCGTTATCGCATTATACTGACTGGACCATCGCACACGTCCACGCCGGTGCTCTGGGCTGGAACGGTTTCATGACATTCGGCATGATTTACTGGCTGCTTCCCCGTTTATTTCAGACACAGCTCTGGAGCCAGAAACTGGCGAATTTGCATTTCTGGCTGGGTACCGTCGGCATCCTGTTATATATTTTCCCGATTTACGTTGCCGGCCTGACTCAAGGTTTGATGTGGCGAGCCATCACGGAAACCGGCCAGTTAGCGTATCCCAACTTTGTCGAAACCGTTCGCGTGTTAATCCCCTTGTACTGGATTCGTGTTGGAGGCGGGCTGGTTTATCTCTCCGGCTCACTGCTACTGGGGTATAACTTCTTCCAAACCTGGAAAACACGTCCCGCTGTTTACGAGGAAGAAGTGCATACCGCGCCCCCATTGGAACGTCACTATGTTGATGATCCGGCTCCCAAATCCGATCTGACCGGCGTACTGGAAATTGCCAAATCAATCGATGTCTTTGAAAAACTGAACTGGCACAGAAGGTGGGAACGCTTACCACGTCTGATGACGATCTGGGTGATTATCTCTGTCGTCGTCGCCTCGCTGTTTGAGATTATCCCGACCTTCCTGATTAGATCGAACGTTCCGACCATTGCAACGGTGACTCCCTACACGCCGCTGGAACTGGCGGGCCGGGACATCTATGTGGCGGAAGGCTGTTACAACTGCCATTCGCAGATGATTCGGCCGATTCTCTCAGAAACCAAACGGTATGGGGAGTACTCCAAACCGGGCGAATTTATTTACGACCATCCGTTCCAATGGGGATCACGCCGCATTGGTCCTGACCTGGCTCGAGAAGGGGGACAGCGTTCCAATCTCTGGCATCTCGTCCATTTCCGAGATCCGGCAAAGATGACTGACGGGTCCATCATGCCGCCTTATCCGTGGCTGGAAACTCGGGAATTGAATTTCAAAACGATTCCCGACCGTGTCTGGGCTGCCTCTTATCTGGGTGCGCCCTACACGCGTGCCCTGGACGATTCGATTGCCATGGCAAAAGAGCAGGCGAAAGCCATCGCGGATGACATCGAAAAACAGAAAGGGCCTAAAGGCCTGGAAGACAAACAGGTGATTGCATTGATTGCTTACATGCAACGCCTGGGAACTGATATTTATAAAACACCGGCTGCACCGAAGAAATCAGAGTCAACGGAACCGCCACCGGCCGCGAATAAAACGGCACAAAAATAA
- a CDS encoding DUF1501 domain-containing protein: protein MALSMTCDGVKRRDFLKIGTLGFTGLTLSSYLRMVDAGQAKPQKAKSAIFIELSGGPSHMDTFDLKPESSSEYRGEFKPIKTKVDGIEISEHLPKLAACMDKFALLRGVSHSVAAHALGRSYVNTGNRPLPSLEYPGYGAVFTKENPGPDNLPPYVSIPNSTQKPGFLGVKHAPLNTGATPRPGQPFNVRGISLRSGLTVENIERRESLLRDIDQTFSGLEKNSQLIEGLDRFGQQAHSIITSKRARDAFDISKESPAFAKQFGESSFGQSCLLASRLVESGVRFVTVSMGGWDTHRNNWDSLENRLLPPFDEGLSALFTGLEEKGLLESTAVYVTGEFGRTPKINTTRGGRDHYPRCMFMLMAGGQVKGGQVIGKSTENGTEPADEGRSPDDVAASFYHNLGIDFTKEYHTNTGRPITIVRDGAVIDQLFS, encoded by the coding sequence ATGGCTTTATCAATGACATGCGATGGAGTGAAACGCCGCGATTTTCTCAAAATCGGCACACTCGGTTTTACAGGGTTGACGCTCTCTTCGTATTTGCGAATGGTCGATGCAGGCCAGGCCAAACCACAGAAGGCGAAGTCCGCTATCTTTATTGAACTTTCCGGTGGTCCTTCGCATATGGATACGTTCGACTTAAAACCCGAATCATCCAGCGAATATCGCGGCGAGTTCAAACCAATCAAAACCAAAGTGGACGGCATTGAAATTTCTGAGCACCTGCCGAAACTGGCTGCCTGCATGGATAAATTCGCCTTGCTGAGAGGTGTCTCTCACTCGGTCGCAGCGCACGCCTTGGGTCGCTCTTACGTGAATACAGGAAATCGTCCTCTGCCTTCACTGGAATATCCGGGCTACGGTGCCGTCTTCACCAAAGAAAATCCCGGACCCGACAACCTGCCGCCTTATGTCTCGATTCCCAATTCGACACAAAAGCCAGGCTTCCTGGGCGTGAAACATGCTCCTTTGAATACTGGCGCGACACCACGTCCCGGTCAACCCTTCAATGTCCGCGGTATCTCTCTGCGGTCCGGTTTAACTGTGGAAAATATCGAACGACGTGAGTCTTTATTACGAGACATCGATCAGACCTTTAGCGGTCTCGAAAAGAACTCTCAGCTCATCGAAGGTCTGGACCGCTTCGGTCAACAGGCACATTCGATTATTACCTCAAAACGAGCACGCGATGCCTTTGATATCTCCAAAGAATCGCCGGCATTTGCTAAACAGTTCGGCGAATCCAGCTTTGGGCAAAGCTGCCTGCTGGCTTCCCGACTGGTGGAATCCGGAGTTCGTTTTGTGACCGTCTCCATGGGCGGCTGGGACACGCACCGCAACAACTGGGACAGTCTGGAAAACCGATTACTGCCCCCCTTTGATGAAGGTCTGTCAGCACTGTTTACCGGTCTGGAAGAAAAAGGACTGCTTGAATCGACGGCCGTTTATGTCACCGGAGAATTCGGGCGTACTCCTAAAATCAACACAACGCGCGGCGGTCGTGACCATTACCCACGCTGTATGTTCATGTTGATGGCAGGCGGACAGGTCAAAGGGGGGCAGGTCATCGGCAAGAGTACCGAAAATGGTACTGAGCCCGCTGATGAAGGACGTTCTCCCGATGATGTTGCCGCTTCCTTCTATCACAACCTCGGTATCGATTTCACCAAAGAATATCACACCAATACAGGTCGTCCGATTACCATCGTGCGTGATGGAGCTGTGATTGACCAATTATTTTCCTAA
- a CDS encoding DUF1553 domain-containing protein gives MQRSEQSCIMKRVLVIIAVMMTGGAQIATANDAPDKDHGIEFFEAKIRPVLIKHCYECHAADAKSIRGGLLLDTRAGTLTGGDSGTSIVPGKPEESLLLESLRFESFEMPPAGKLAPEIIADFETWIKMGAPDPREGESKVVKQTIDLEKGREFWSFKPMEKQPVPQVTDADWSHSDIDRFIRARQEQQKLKPAPAADRTTLVRRLYFDLIGLPPTPAQIDAFLNDHRPDAVANLVDELLASSHFGERWGRYWLDVARYSQSTGGGRSLLYNSAWRYRNYVIDAFNKDKPFDQFIKEQVAGDTLKSNDYRQQQEQLIATAFLLLGPTNYEQQDKEQLRMDVIDEQIQTVGRAFMAMTLGCARCHDHKFDPIPASDYYALAGIFRSTHVLTPGNVSGWTKRALPVPAEQQKERDAYDQKLASLTSQQKKKQKQLKKLELQLNSIVLDDSAATLVGDWKESTFMKDYIGKGYIHDQHQAKGKKLVKFVPPKLKSGRYDVQLAYNSAESRASRVPVTIKTAKGKHTVYVNQRVEPTDGAFSSLGQFEFNGTKDEEIIVSNEGTDGFVIVDAIRFISAPVESEKDTQQQAAVAHYKQTSLKIAQAKKQLKQLKSEIAQTKKSAPPQIPEIMSVYEGEAPGDYHLLIRGDVHNLGKKVPRGFITVAQSNKPADKPVSIPDTASGRHELADWIASPQNPLTARVYANRIWHHLFGSGLVRTVDNFGFRGETPSHPELLDHLALKLIEQGWSTKSLIREIVLSRTYQLASESTEQQRAADPDNRLLTHQNHRRLDAEAIRDTILFVSGNLDLSQHEQTIRPDTKTEYGYVFQKHYRSIYIPVFRNRLHDLLAVFDFPDPNLSVGRRNTSTLSTQALYLMNNPFVMEQSQELAGRLIKEFPTDQSKRIDALFRTTLGRLPDQTEKANAAQFLNQSQTEGGPSETEIWSALCQTVIACIDFRYIK, from the coding sequence ATGCAACGGTCTGAGCAAAGTTGCATCATGAAGCGGGTCCTTGTCATCATTGCTGTTATGATGACAGGGGGAGCGCAGATTGCGACCGCCAATGACGCACCTGACAAAGACCATGGGATTGAATTTTTCGAAGCCAAAATCCGCCCCGTCCTGATCAAACACTGCTACGAGTGTCATGCCGCTGATGCCAAGTCGATTCGGGGGGGATTATTACTGGATACCCGTGCCGGAACATTAACGGGCGGTGATTCCGGCACATCCATTGTTCCCGGTAAGCCGGAAGAAAGCCTGCTGCTGGAATCGCTTCGGTTTGAGAGTTTTGAAATGCCGCCGGCGGGCAAACTGGCCCCGGAAATCATCGCGGACTTTGAAACCTGGATCAAGATGGGTGCTCCCGACCCACGCGAAGGCGAAAGCAAAGTCGTCAAGCAGACGATTGATCTGGAAAAGGGGAGAGAGTTCTGGTCCTTCAAGCCAATGGAAAAACAACCGGTCCCGCAGGTAACTGATGCAGACTGGTCCCATTCCGACATCGATCGATTTATCCGCGCCCGCCAGGAACAACAAAAACTCAAACCGGCGCCTGCCGCTGATCGCACGACCCTGGTCCGCCGTCTCTATTTTGATTTGATTGGTCTGCCTCCAACACCCGCTCAAATCGACGCATTTCTAAACGATCACCGTCCCGATGCGGTCGCGAATCTGGTAGACGAATTACTGGCGTCCTCTCATTTTGGAGAACGCTGGGGCCGCTACTGGCTGGATGTCGCCCGGTATTCTCAATCGACCGGAGGTGGACGTTCGCTGCTTTATAACTCTGCCTGGCGTTATCGTAATTATGTGATTGACGCCTTCAACAAAGACAAACCCTTTGATCAATTTATCAAAGAGCAAGTTGCCGGCGACACACTCAAGTCAAACGATTACCGGCAACAACAGGAACAATTGATCGCGACTGCCTTTCTTCTGCTGGGTCCCACCAATTATGAGCAGCAGGACAAAGAACAGCTGCGGATGGACGTGATTGACGAACAGATCCAGACCGTCGGCCGTGCCTTTATGGCAATGACGCTGGGCTGTGCCCGCTGCCACGATCATAAATTTGACCCGATCCCCGCCAGCGACTATTACGCACTGGCTGGGATTTTTCGCAGTACACACGTCTTAACGCCCGGCAATGTTTCCGGCTGGACGAAACGCGCGCTGCCGGTTCCCGCTGAGCAACAAAAAGAACGCGACGCCTATGACCAGAAACTGGCCAGCCTGACTTCCCAACAGAAAAAGAAACAGAAGCAACTAAAAAAACTGGAACTCCAGTTAAACAGTATTGTGCTTGACGATTCCGCAGCCACGCTGGTGGGCGACTGGAAAGAGTCAACATTCATGAAAGACTACATCGGCAAAGGTTATATTCACGACCAGCACCAGGCCAAAGGCAAGAAGCTGGTCAAGTTTGTTCCCCCAAAGCTGAAGTCAGGCCGCTACGATGTGCAACTGGCCTATAATTCTGCAGAATCCCGCGCCTCACGTGTTCCCGTGACGATCAAAACGGCTAAAGGCAAACATACCGTATATGTGAACCAGCGAGTTGAACCGACCGATGGTGCATTTTCTTCCCTGGGTCAGTTTGAATTTAACGGCACGAAAGATGAAGAGATCATTGTCTCCAATGAAGGCACCGATGGTTTTGTCATTGTCGATGCGATCCGTTTTATCTCTGCTCCCGTTGAATCAGAAAAAGATACACAGCAGCAGGCGGCCGTAGCGCACTACAAACAGACTTCACTCAAAATCGCACAGGCCAAAAAACAACTCAAACAATTGAAATCGGAAATCGCACAGACGAAGAAATCGGCTCCGCCACAAATCCCGGAGATCATGTCTGTTTACGAAGGGGAAGCGCCCGGCGATTATCATCTTCTGATTCGGGGCGATGTCCACAACCTGGGAAAGAAAGTGCCTCGCGGTTTCATTACGGTGGCCCAATCAAATAAGCCGGCAGACAAACCGGTTTCGATTCCAGATACTGCCAGTGGACGCCATGAACTGGCCGACTGGATTGCCAGTCCCCAGAATCCACTGACCGCCCGGGTCTACGCCAATCGCATCTGGCACCACCTGTTTGGTTCAGGATTGGTCCGCACCGTTGACAACTTTGGCTTCCGAGGCGAAACGCCCTCGCATCCGGAATTACTCGATCATCTGGCTTTGAAATTAATCGAACAAGGCTGGTCTACCAAATCTTTGATTCGAGAAATCGTTCTCTCCAGAACCTATCAGCTCGCCAGCGAATCGACCGAACAACAACGCGCCGCCGACCCGGATAACCGGCTGTTAACGCATCAAAATCATCGACGCCTCGATGCGGAAGCCATTCGTGACACGATTCTGTTCGTCAGTGGCAATCTCGATCTTTCACAGCATGAGCAGACCATCAGGCCTGATACAAAAACCGAATACGGTTACGTCTTTCAAAAACACTATCGGAGCATTTACATTCCGGTCTTCCGAAACCGCTTACATGATTTGCTGGCTGTCTTTGATTTCCCGGATCCCAACCTTTCTGTCGGACGCCGCAATACCAGTACGCTTTCAACCCAGGCACTGTACCTGATGAATAATCCCTTTGTGATGGAACAGTCACAAGAACTGGCAGGCCGTCTGATCAAAGAGTTTCCAACCGATCAGTCAAAACGAATTGACGCATTATTTCGAACCACATTAGGACGGTTGCCCGATCAAACAGAAAAAGCAAATGCAGCGCAGTTTTTGAACCAATCACAGACTGAAGGTGGTCCGTCCGAAACAGAAATCTGGTCGGCCCTCTGCCAGACGGTCATTGCCTGCATCGATTTTCGCTATATTAAATAA